The following coding sequences are from one Salinicoccus sp. Bachu38 window:
- a CDS encoding phosphoribosylanthranilate isomerase, with translation MKIKICGIQSVEAARWAVEAGVDMIGLMFADSRRKIDVQQAREIVRAVGGDIESTGVFVNAPIDEVKRIYETVGLDYVQLHGDEPRTYVEALDIPTIKAFSIRQTDIREMFRYSADYILVDSPPGKYRGGTGHTFDWSALDHPDVDQSRLILAGGINSGNIRQAYEAVSPAYVDISSGVETDGVKDRKKIFELTEQMKGVHINETDLHSAE, from the coding sequence ATGAAGATTAAAATCTGCGGCATCCAGTCGGTGGAAGCGGCCCGGTGGGCAGTGGAAGCAGGTGTGGACATGATCGGTCTGATGTTCGCCGACAGCCGCCGGAAGATTGATGTCCAGCAGGCGCGTGAAATCGTCCGTGCCGTCGGGGGTGACATAGAAAGTACCGGTGTCTTTGTCAATGCACCAATCGATGAAGTGAAGAGGATATATGAGACGGTCGGCCTGGATTACGTCCAGCTGCACGGGGACGAACCACGGACATACGTTGAAGCGCTGGATATTCCCACAATTAAAGCCTTCTCCATCCGTCAGACGGATATCCGGGAGATGTTCCGCTACAGTGCAGACTATATACTGGTCGACAGTCCGCCGGGCAAGTACCGGGGCGGTACCGGCCACACCTTCGACTGGTCGGCGCTTGATCATCCGGACGTGGACCAAAGCCGCCTCATTCTGGCGGGCGGCATCAACAGCGGCAATATACGGCAGGCATATGAAGCCGTATCACCGGCATATGTCGACATCTCAAGCGGCGTGGAGACAGATGGTGTGAAAGACAGGAAGAAAATATTCGAATTGACCGAACAGATGAAAGGTGTGCATATAAATGAAACAGATCTACACTCAGCCGAATGA
- the trpB gene encoding tryptophan synthase subunit beta produces MKQIYTQPNENGHYGEYGGRYVPETLMGAIKELEVEYKSAQYDEAFQQELNHYLKDYVGRESPLYHAAHLSKKAGGAKIYLKREDLNHTGAHKINNTIGQALLTKRMGKKKVVAETGAGQHGVATATVCALLDLECVVFMGKEDVKRQELNVFRMELLGAKVVSVDQGRGTLKDAVNEALRYWVANVEDTHYILGSAMGPHPFPQIVRDLQSVIGKETKQQMLDKEGRLPDAVVACIGGGSNAIGMFHPFIDDSDVRLVGVEASGHGIPSGEHAASLNEGHVGILHGAKMHLLQDEAGQVQEAYSISAGLDYPGIGPEHSHLKDIERAEYEHVTDEEALEAFKLLSHTEGIIPALESAHAVSHAMKMAAGMSPDEILVICLSGRGDKDVAQIKAREEGREL; encoded by the coding sequence ATGAAACAGATCTACACTCAGCCGAATGAAAACGGCCACTATGGAGAATACGGCGGCAGATATGTCCCGGAAACACTGATGGGTGCCATCAAGGAACTGGAGGTGGAATATAAATCTGCCCAGTACGATGAAGCATTCCAGCAGGAGCTCAACCACTACCTGAAGGACTATGTCGGCAGGGAATCCCCGCTCTATCATGCAGCGCATCTGTCGAAGAAGGCGGGCGGCGCCAAAATCTACCTCAAGCGCGAAGACCTGAACCATACGGGGGCACATAAAATCAACAATACGATCGGCCAGGCGCTGCTCACGAAACGGATGGGCAAGAAGAAGGTCGTTGCCGAAACGGGCGCCGGCCAGCACGGGGTGGCGACAGCGACGGTATGTGCTCTGCTGGATCTGGAATGCGTGGTCTTCATGGGCAAGGAGGATGTGAAGCGCCAGGAGCTGAACGTCTTCCGGATGGAGCTGCTCGGCGCCAAAGTCGTCAGCGTCGACCAGGGCAGGGGCACGCTCAAGGACGCCGTCAACGAAGCGCTGCGCTACTGGGTCGCGAATGTCGAGGATACGCACTACATCCTCGGTTCGGCGATGGGACCGCATCCGTTCCCGCAGATCGTCAGGGACCTGCAGTCGGTCATCGGCAAGGAGACGAAGCAGCAGATGCTCGACAAGGAAGGCAGGCTGCCTGATGCGGTCGTAGCGTGCATCGGCGGGGGGAGCAATGCCATCGGCATGTTCCACCCATTCATCGATGACAGTGATGTCCGTCTTGTCGGCGTCGAGGCATCCGGCCATGGCATACCATCCGGAGAGCATGCGGCTTCCTTGAACGAGGGGCATGTCGGCATCCTTCACGGCGCCAAGATGCACCTGCTGCAGGATGAGGCGGGCCAGGTGCAGGAGGCCTACTCCATTTCAGCCGGCCTGGACTACCCGGGCATCGGACCGGAGCACAGTCACCTGAAGGATATCGAACGGGCGGAATATGAACATGTGACGGACGAGGAGGCGCTCGAAGCCTTCAAACTCCTGTCGCATACCGAAGGCATCATCCCGGCACTGGAGAGTGCCCATGCGGTATCGCACGCAATGAAGATGGCGGCAGGGATGTCACCGGATGAAATACTGGTCATCTGCCTGTCGGGACGCGGAGACAAGGACGTGGCACAGATCAAGGCACGAGAGGAAGGAAGGGAACTATGA
- the trpA gene encoding tryptophan synthase subunit alpha, producing MSRMELEKAFGTLKAQDEKAFIAYIMAGDGGLQNLKGQIQSLEAAGVSIVELGIPFSDPVADGPAIQAAGQRALAQGVTLEKVLAELARIRQEVSIPVVIMTYANPVLRLGADRFATLAHEAGVSGVIIPDVPLEEEKEFGAPLAKYDIAMIRFITLTSSEARIKEVIEGAEGFIYAVTVNGTTGVRDGFEDSLYDHLEKISRASDVPVCAGFGINDAQQAEKIGAHCDGVIVGSRIVNLLNAGRAEEIKSLIPGNRDVAANASK from the coding sequence ATGAGCAGAATGGAATTGGAAAAGGCATTCGGCACACTAAAGGCACAGGACGAGAAGGCGTTCATCGCATACATCATGGCGGGCGACGGCGGTCTCCAGAATCTGAAGGGCCAGATACAGTCGCTTGAAGCAGCCGGAGTATCGATCGTGGAGCTCGGCATCCCATTTTCAGACCCCGTTGCAGATGGCCCGGCCATACAGGCGGCCGGCCAGCGCGCACTGGCACAGGGCGTCACGCTCGAGAAGGTACTGGCAGAACTTGCACGGATCCGTCAGGAGGTCTCCATCCCGGTCGTAATCATGACCTATGCCAATCCGGTGCTGCGCCTTGGTGCCGACCGTTTCGCGACACTGGCACATGAGGCGGGCGTTTCAGGCGTCATCATCCCGGATGTGCCCCTCGAGGAAGAGAAGGAATTTGGAGCGCCCCTTGCGAAGTATGACATCGCGATGATCCGCTTCATCACACTGACCAGCTCGGAAGCGCGCATCAAGGAAGTCATCGAAGGCGCTGAAGGCTTCATCTATGCAGTGACGGTCAATGGTACGACCGGCGTGAGGGACGGATTCGAAGACTCCCTCTACGACCACCTCGAGAAGATCAGCCGTGCAAGTGATGTGCCGGTGTGTGCAGGTTTCGGCATCAATGATGCCCAGCAGGCCGAGAAGATCGGTGCACACTGCGATGGTGTCATCGTCGGCAGCCGCATCGTCAACCTGCTGAACGCGGGACGGGCGGAAGAAATAAAGTCGCTCATCCCGGGAAATAGGGATGTTGCGGCAAATGCGTCAAAATAA